The nucleotide sequence TTTGTATAACAATCTGTTCAAAATACCGCCATACCTTTGCCTCGTCAAACAATAAAACAAATTAAAAATGAAAAACATCATTACAATTCTGTTGTTGAGCTTCTCTTTCATTACGTATGCTCAGCACAGTACGCAAGAAACAAAAGTATTACAGCTTTCCGAAAGCCTTTGGAAGGCAATGCAACAAGCAGATAAACAAACTCTTGTAGAAAATATTGCTCCTGAGGCAGTTTTTGTACATATGGGAGCAACTCTTGTTAGAGATAAAGAAATAGAGGTACTACAGCAAAAAGGTATTGTACTAAAAGAAGTGGCTACCGAAAATACTTCTGTACGTATCGTAGGTAAAACGGCTGTGCTTTTGCGCAAACTGCAACTTACTGCTATTGTAGGAGGTAATGAGG is from Capnocytophaga ochracea DSM 7271 and encodes:
- a CDS encoding nuclear transport factor 2 family protein, yielding MKNIITILLLSFSFITYAQHSTQETKVLQLSESLWKAMQQADKQTLVENIAPEAVFVHMGATLVRDKEIEVLQQKGIVLKEVATENTSVRIVGKTAVLLRKLQLTAIVGGNEVVNPFVVTETYTKKGSKWQLLSLSYTKIIY